In Zingiber officinale cultivar Zhangliang chromosome 8B, Zo_v1.1, whole genome shotgun sequence, a single genomic region encodes these proteins:
- the LOC122017806 gene encoding transcription factor GTE4-like — protein sequence MGNTKAPATTRKTKKKGRPSLLDIQSRSLLLQQEQHCDPSPDGDNRRAAGDRQDSDQGRREKKLGPVLHLSDNPNADSAAARPESDDGRTRKVGLVRNDPQAQRQNPTLKVTDLPQDYGPTTSLPDKKLLVFILDRLQKKDSYGVFAEPVDPEELPDYHDIIKHPMDFATIRKKVSDGVYGNLEQFENDVFLICSNAMQYNASDTIYHRQARAIQELAKKNFYNLRQERDDNEQEQKPARRGRPPTKDIFKKIGRPPSVDARETRYSVNFSPDLSQKVSDKTTLTNLPTKTCGIRNTEAHNSNRNEDTSGSAIKGGTSKYSKKSVVIDENRRNAYTEPQQLSVLTTFDGERKQLIPVGLYTENAYARSLARFAAKFGPVGWEIAARRIEHVLPRGTKFGRGWVGEKDASSQMSQPPLISISPHSFQPENTPSTSASVSENAVDDTENEVKARSTPSATPSSLPCRYQDSAEYSTRDRESSSKPHSAVGFHGIWQKVANQLPKVGAMQPTLNGFNTPSGFNHLSHSGRTFNASSPPGNFSFEAMVMHSRAPTNMLPINSIQPSTSNRVNSTADPNTASSFLPDDSHGCQRTREAVTMPRPVSFPPNLNVGFHPTGSPVSGVLLDSQNPNPNLALGL from the exons ATGGGCAACACGAAGGCGCCAGCGACGACAAGGAAGACGAAGAAGAAGGGGAGACCCTCCCTCTTGGACATTCAGAGCCGAAGCCTCCTCCTCCAGCAGGAGCAGCACTGCGATCCTAGCCCCGATGGCGACAATCGCAGAGCAGCAGGCGATCGCCAAGATTCCGACCAGGGGAGGCGCGAGAAGAAGCTCGGCCCCGTTCTTCATCTTTCCGACAACCCTAACGCTGATTCGGCTGCTGCCCGCCCTGAATCGGACGATGGAAGAACCCGAAAGGTCGGCCTCGTCCGGAATGATCCCCAG GCACAGAGGCAGAATCCTACACTGAAAGTGACAGATCTTCCACAAG ATTATGGACCCACTACATCATTACCGGACAAAAAGTTATTGGTTTTCATCCTTGATAGATTACAGAA AAAAGATAGTTATGGAGTCTTTGCGGAGCCAGTTGACCCTGAGGAG CTTCCCGATTACCATGACATTATCAAGCATCCCATGGATTTTGCTACCATCAGAAAGAAAGTTTCAGATGGAGTTTATGGCAACCTGGAGCAGTTCGAG AACGATGTCTTCTTAATCTGCTCAAATGCAATGCAGTACAATGCATCAGACACAATCTACCACAGACAG GCTCGGGCTATTCAAGAACTAGcaaaaaagaatttttacaatCTAAGACAAGAACGTGATGACAATGAACAAGAACAAAAACCGGCGCGGAGAGGCCGGCCACCAACTAAAGATATTTTCAAGAAAATAGGTCGTCCACCTAGTGTTGATGCCAGAGAAACTCGTTACTCAGTCAATTTCTCACCTGATTTATCACAAAAGGTCTCAGATAAGACCACCTTAACCAACTTACCTACAAAAACTTGTGGCATTCGCAATACAGAAGCTCATAATTCAAACAGGAATGAAGATACTTCAG GTTCTGCCATAAAAGGCGGCACATCGAAATATTCAAAGAAGTCGGTTGTTATAGATGAAAACCGTCGTAATGCATATACTGAACCTCAGCAGCTGTCAGTGTTAACAACATTTGATGGAGAAAGAAAGCAGCTAATTCCT GTCGGCCTTTACACGGAGAATGCATATGCCCGGAGCTTGGCACGATTTGCTGCAAAATTTGGTCCTGTTGGATGGGAAATTGCTGCTAGACGAATTGAACATGTTCTTCCTCGTGGGACCAAATTTGGCCGGGGGTGGGTTGGAGAGAAAGATGCATCATCACAAATGTCTCAGCCGCCCCTGATATCGATATCTCCACATTCTTTCCAGCCAGAAAATACACCTTCCACGAGTGCGTCCGTATCAGAAAATGCAGTAGATGACACAGAAAATGAAGTTAAAGCAAGATCAACTCCATCAGCTACCCCATCTTCTCTCCCTTGTAGATACCAGGATTCTGCTGAGTACAGTACTAGAGATCGAGAAAGTTCTTCGAAACCACACAGTGCAGTAGGTTTCCATGGTATTTGGCAAAAGGTAGCAAATCAACTTCCAAAAGTAGGCGCTATGCAGCCTACTTTGAATGGCTTTAACACCCCCTCGGGGTTTAATCATCTTTCTCATTCTGGGAGGACTTTCAATGCATCATCACCACCTGGGAACTTTAGTTTTGAGGCAATGGTAATGCATTCTCGAGCGCCAACGAACATGCTTCCAATAAATAGCATTCAACCATCAACGAGTAATAGGGTAAATTCAACTGCTGATCCAAATACAGCTTCCAGCTTTCTTCCTGATGATTCACATGGTTGTCAGAGAACAAGGGAAGCCGTAACAATGCCAAGGCCAGTTTCTTTTCCTCCCAATTTAAACGTAGGTTTTCACCCGACAGGGTCACCTGTTTCAGGTGTTCTATTAGACTCCCAAAATCCCAACCCAAACTTAGCATTGGGACTGTGA
- the LOC122017809 gene encoding protein trichome birefringence-like 12 — MGQHSRTGSPLCHYLRLPFPALLLLLLALPLLYAVSLLLLLPSSPFRHPLRTSFPCGASPIDLSAGRWARRSTLTAPLYDASCPFHRNAWNCLRNARDGMDSINSWAWIPDRCGGAPVPRIDPAAFLGTVRGKKIGFVGDSLNENFLVAFLCTLRSADGGSKKWKRKRAWRGGYFPKFDVVVAYHRAVLLANYTWQPVDSSSQLGKDGIKGIYKVDIDIPADDWAIVTKFYDVLILNTGHWWGADKFPKETPLVFYKGGKPVDPPLGIFAGLEIVLKSMISYIEKEVPKKTIKFWRTQSPRHFFRGEWDHNGSCLSSDLLREEELDSWFDPKNKGVNKEAREVNSLIQQALLGTSISLLNLTHLSEFRSDAHPAIWLGKKDAVSIWGQDCMHWCLPGLPDTWVDILAAQIMYNFEGI, encoded by the exons ATGGGTCAACACTCTCGTACTGGGTCTCCACTCTGCCACTACCTTCGCCTCCCATTCCCGgccctcctccttcttctcctcgccCTCCCCCTCCTCTACGCcgtctccctcctcctcctcctcccctccTCCCCCTTCCGTCATCCCCTCCGGACATCGTTTCCTTGCGGCGCCTCGCCGATCGACCTCTCCGCCGGCCGATGGGCGCGCCGCTCGACTCTCACCGCCCCTCTCTACGACGCCTCCTGCCCTTTCCACCGCAACGCCTGGAACTGCCTCCGCAACGCGCGCGATGGCATGGACTCCATCAATTCCTGGGCCTGGATCCCCGACCGCTGCGGCGGCGCGCCGGTTCCGCGGATCGACCCGGCGGCGTTCCTCGGAACCGTGAGGGGAAAGAAGATCGGCTTCGTCGGTGATTCTCTGAACGAGAATTTCCTGGTGGCCTTCCTTTGCACTCTCAGGTCGGCTGATGGCGGGTCGAAGAAGTGGAAGCGGAAGAGGGCGTGGAGAGGTGGCTACTTTCCCAAGTTTGACGTCGTCGTGGCTTACCATCGCGCTGTTCTGCTAGCGAATTATAC GTGGCAGCCTGTGGATAGTTCATCTCAGCTAGGTAAAGATGGAATCAAGGGAATCTATAAAGTTGATATTGATATACCTGCAGATGATTGGGCTATTGTCACCAAGTTCTATGATGTTCTGATCCTGAATACTGGTCATTG GTGGGGTGCTGATAAATTTCCGAAGGAGACGCCACTTGTTTTTTACAAGggaggaaaaccagtagaccctcCACTTGGAATCTTTGCTGGACTTGAGATTGTCCTTAAAAGTATGATCTCTTATATTGAGAAAGAAGTCCCGAAAAAGACCATCAAATTTTGGCGTACTCAATCGCCGAGGCATTTCTTCAGAGGGGAATGGGACCATAATGGTAGTTGCTTGTCGAGTGACCTACTAAGAGAAGAGGAG CTTGATTCATGGTTTGACCCTAAAAATAAGGGAGTGAATAAAGAAGCAAGGGAAGTGAATTCTTTGATTCAACAAGCATTGCTTGGCACAAGTATAAGTTTACTAAACCTGACTCACTTGAGTGAGTTCAGATCGGACGCGCATCCAGCAATCTGGTTGGGCAAGAAGGATGCGGTGTCGATCTGGGGACAGGACTGCATGCATTGGTGCCTTCCTGGCCTTCCTGATACCTGGGTCGATATCTTAGCTGCCCAAATCATGTACAACTTTGAAGGAATCTGA